The following are from one region of the Sorghum bicolor cultivar BTx623 chromosome 2, Sorghum_bicolor_NCBIv3, whole genome shotgun sequence genome:
- the LOC8063673 gene encoding glycine-rich cell wall structural protein: MAAKWWFIASLLLCLAVASAAARAMPRDCDTAIFAAAAGDDDEDNASAGAVDEATKTADVFGGRTSGGGLFGGVHGPLGGGVAGFGPFGGAVAGAGPFGGFGGGGGAGAGGVP; this comes from the coding sequence ATGGCAGCGAAGTGGTGGTTCATCGCCTCCCTGCTGCTCTGCCTCGCCGTCGCGTCAGCGGCGGCAAGAGCAATGCCGCGCGACTGCGACACCGCCATCTTCGCGGCGGCCGcgggcgacgacgacgaagacaatgccagcgccggcgccgtggACGAGGCCACCAAGACCGCCGACGTGTTTGGCGGCCGGaccagcggcggcggcctctTCGGCGGCGTTCACGGCCCGCTGGGCGGTGGCGTCGCTGGGTTCGGCCCGTTCGgtggcgccgtcgccggcgcGGGCCCGTTCGGTGGgttcggtggcggtggcggcgccggcgccggcggcgtccCGTAA
- the LOC8075083 gene encoding probable prolyl 4-hydroxylase 6, whose amino-acid sequence MRLRGVLLVLALLLAATGVVPVLLLGEDGGDVVAPAPPFNSSRVKAVSWQPRIFVYKGFLSDAECDHLVTLAKKKIQRSMVADNQSGKSVMSEVRTSSGMFLNKRQDPVVSRIEERIAAWTFLPQENAENMQILRYEHGQKYEPHFDYFHDKINQVRGGHRYATVLMYLSTVDKGGETVFPNAKGWESQPKDDTFSECAHQGLAVKPVKGDAVLFFSLHVDGVPDPLSLHGSCPVIQGEKWSAPKWIHVRSYENPPVVPKDTRGCADKSEHCAEWAAAGECGKNPVYMVGAEGAPGQCRKSCNVCDS is encoded by the exons ATGAGGCTCCGCGGCGTGCTGCTCGTCCTGGCGCTCCTCCTGGCCGCCACCGGCGTCGTGCCGGTGCTGCTGCTGGGCGAGGACGGCGGCGACGTCgtcgcgccggcgccgccgttcAACTCATCGCGTGTCAAGGCCGTCTCGTGGCAGCCAAG GATCTTCGTGTACAAGGGGTTCCTCTCCGACGCCGAGTGCGACCACCTCGTGACTCTG GCGAAGAAGAAGATCCAAAGGTCCATGGTGGCGGACAACCAGTCCGGGAAGAGCGTCATGAGCGAGGTGCGCACCAGCTCCGGCATGTTCCTCAACAAGCGCCAG GACCCGGTGGTGAGTAGGATTGAAGAGAGGATTGCAGCATGGACATTCCTTCCTCAAG AGAATGCTGAGAACATGCAGATACTGCGGTACGAGCACGGCCAGAAGTACGAGCCGCACTTCGACTACTTCCACGACAAGATCAACCAGGTCCGGGGAGGCCACCGCTACGCCACCGTGCTCATGTACCTTTCCACCGTCGACAAGGGTGGCGAGACCGTGTTCCCCAACGCCAAG GGGTGGGAGTCTCAGCCCAAGGATGACACTTTCTCCGAGTGTGCACATCAAGGATTGGCAG TGAAACCGGTGAAAGGCGACGCCGTGCTCTTCTTCAGCCTCCACGTCGACGGCGTGCCGGACCCGCTGAGCCTCCACGGCAGCTGCCCGGTGATCCAAGGCGAGAAATGGTCGGCGCCCAAGTGGATCCACGTCAGGTCCTACGAGAATCCCCCGGTAGTCCCCAAGGACACCCGAGGATGTGCCGACAAGAGCGAGCATTGCGCGGAGTGGGCTGCGGCGGGCGAGTGCGGGAAGAACCCGGTGTACATGGTCGGCGCCGAGGGGGCGCCTGGGCAGTGCCGGAAGAGCTGCAATGTCTGTGATTCCTAG
- the LOC8063672 gene encoding vesicle-associated membrane protein 721, with product MGQQSLIYAFVARGTVVLAEYTEFTGNFTTIAAQCLQKLPASNNKFTYNCDGHTFNYLVEDGFTYCVVAVESVGRQIPIAFLDRVKEDFTKKYGGGKAATAAANSLNREFGSKLKEHMQYCVDHPEEVSKLAKVKAQVSEVKGVMMENIEKVLDRGEKIELLVDKTENLRSQAQDFRQQGTKVRRKMWLQNMKIKLIVLGIIIALILIIILSVCHGFKCGSK from the exons ATGGGGCAGCAGTCGCTGATCTACGCGTTCGTGGCGCGGGGCACCGTGGTGCTGGCCGAGTACACCGAGTTCACCGGCAACTTCACCACCATCGCCGCGCAGTGCCTGCAGAAGCTCCCCGCCAGCAACAACAAGTTCACCTACAACTGCGACGGCCACACCTTCAACTACCTCGTCGAAGACGGATTCA CGTATTGTGTAGTTGCTGTCGAATCAGTTGGGCGACAAATCCCCATTGCTTTCCTGGACAGAGTTAAGGAAGACTTCACCAAAAAATATGGAGGTGGGAAAGCAGCTACTGCCGCAGCAAACAGCTTGAATAGGGAGTTTGG ATCAAAGCTTAAAGAGCACATGCAGTACTGTGTGGACCACCCTGAGGAGGTCAGCAAGCTTGCCAAGGTGAAGGCCCAAGTCTCAGAAGTCAAAGGAGTTATGATGGAAAACATTGAGAAG GTTCTTGACCGTGGTGAGAAGATTGAGCTGCTTGTTGACAAAACTGAAAATCTGCGTTCTCAG GCACAAGATTTCAGACAGCAGGGCACCAAGGTGCGGCGAAAGATGTGGCTGCAAAACATGAAAATCAAGCTTATCGTCCTGGGCATCATCATCGCGctcatcctcatcatcatcctGTCGGTGTGCCACGGCTTCAAGTGCGGCAGCAAGTGA
- the LOC110432587 gene encoding uncharacterized protein LOC110432587: MTEEEKAVASARRLEDPPKCHCGEQAVINPRNELEFICPLRREDRGFRKCRFAEWIYGPKSHWPEPEKQEEVPEWKKKRRSIAPPVMCKCGVEASYGLVPSGLGIGHFCGHMIDYDESTQKCKWESSDDVFKFKDEYKARVAVRKTRGYPANYVTDFVKDHKKKMLAFAQELRVQVVRGEGKGDRGVPCKEG; the protein is encoded by the exons ATGACGGAGGAAGAGAAGGCCGTCGCCTCTGCACGGCGGCTCGAGGATCCTCCAAAGTGTCATTGCGGAGAACAAGCCGTGATAAATCCACGGAATGAACTAGAGTTCATTTGTCCTCTGCGGCGTGAA GATCGTGGTTTTCGAAAGTGCCGTTTCGCAGAGTGGATCTATGGTCCAAAGAGCCATTGGCCAGAGCCTGAGAAGCAGGAGGAGGTTCCAGAGTGGAAGAAGAAGCGGAGGTCTATTGCGCCTCCCGTGATGTGCAAATGTGGTGTTGAAGCTAGCTACGGCCTAGTTCCTTCAGGTCTTGGGATTGGCCACTTCTGTGGCCACATGATCGACTATGATGAG AGCACTCAGAAATGCAAATGGGAATCATCTGATGATGTATTTAAGTTCAAAGATGAGTATAAGGCAAGAGTAGCAGTTCGCAAGACGAGAGGTTATCCTGCAAACTACGTcactgattttgtgaaggaccaTAAGAAGAAAATGCTTGCATTCGCCCAAGAGTTACGTGTTC AAGTGGTCCGAGGAGAGGGAAAAGGAGATAGAGGAGTACCGTGCAAGGAAGGCTGA